The following proteins come from a genomic window of Lytechinus pictus isolate F3 Inbred chromosome 1, Lp3.0, whole genome shotgun sequence:
- the LOC135153628 gene encoding uncharacterized protein LOC135153628 yields MYADLDESKQSLTIISPEYTETSHDVYLNIHYVVIAPGDSKVHVAYDTLAIGAGVDLSVYDGIFTKKLISNFSGFEATPQNVASMCGGVLTLGETLPKITFTTPLYNYHNSKDLYMDCFMFFRSPAGKQVKLTITRMVTVNEIITIFNHPSSSSSLHRVNTLSGIMDSPLQVISSRGGLTLIFDDRVFGLNGPGIEGDLQILDSVPSDEPGFCGGVVTLSERSPVFTFSTPHYNNPASSDIYMACRMYFTCPQGHQVQFNIQGMETKSDANNGVTIYDHPSSTSNTYMAAHLSGVQPDTHQYYISSRAGFTITYDDIDAVDDNGKGMLAEARIVDGIQSGQTISCGGTIPLDDELPLVFFSTPTFHHPLNIDADNDCVVYITSTPGKQVQLTLNQVATTPNEVIKVYDHPTDSRDRNLVLKAQGTLTQKVSVYSTSGGLILTYTDSSTGLNGPGFLAEAFLLDEVATYQSASCGGSVILSDSFPRVYATTPFFYHSPHADMVIECRWYLISQSNQQINLTLKDIDMRNEVLSIYDHPTLMINQVGTVAQTTDEVSLKSEQRGFIMDFADESPTENGRGFFFYARLEGTEGNITIPDEPIQSTIPNEPIQTTAITTSKPNTSPDLPSSPKS; encoded by the exons atgtatgcggaccTGGATGAAAGCAAACAATCTTTAACAATCATATCACCAGAATATACAGAGACTTCTCATGACGTCTACCTGAATATCCACTATGTGGTGATTGCACCAGGAGATAGCAAAGTCCACGTTGCCTACGACACGCTTGCCATTGGTGCCGGTGTCGACTTGAGTGTTTACGATGGCATTTTTACCAAGAAGCTGATATCCAACTTCAGTGGTTTTG AAGCTACGCCTCAAAATGTAGCCAGCATGTGTGGAGGTGTATTAACACTAGGCGAGACCCTTCCAAAGATCACCTTCACCACACCACTGTACAACTACCATAACTCCAAAGACCTCTACATGGACTGTTTCATGTTCTTCAGAAGTCCTGCTGGAAAGCAAGTGAAACTGACCATTACTCGCATGGTAACAGTGAACGAAATAATCACTATCTTCAACCACCCGTCCTCTTCCAGCTCCTTACACCGTGTCAACACCCTGTCTGGGATAATGGACTCGCCACTTCAGGTCATCTCCTCAAGGGGTGGATTGACCCTGATATTTGATGACAGAGTATTTGGACTGAACGGACCTGGAATAGAGGGTGATCTTCAAATCTTGG ATTCCGTACCATCAGATGAGCCAGGATTCTGTGGCGGTGTGGTTACATTGTCAGAGAGATCACCCGTGTTCACATTCTCCACACCTCACTACAACAACCCTGCTTCTTCTGACATCTACATGGCCTGCCGGATGTACTTCACATGTCCCCAAGGACACCAGGTTCAATTCAACATTCAGGGTATGGAAACCAAGTCAGATGCGAACAATGGCGTCACAATCTACGACCACCCATCCTCGACAAGCAATACCTACATGGCCGCTCATCTGTCTGGTGTTCAGCCAGATACTCACCAGTACTACATATCCTCTCGTGCAGGGTTTACTATCACTTACGATGATATTGATGCAGTTGATGACAATGGAAAAGGAATGCTTGCTGAAGCTCGGATAGTTG ATGGAATACAATCGGGACAAACAATATCATGTGGTGGGACCATACCATTAGATGATGAGCTTCCCCTTGTATTCTTTTCGACACCCACCTTTCACCACCCTCTCAACATCGATGCAGACAACGACTGTGTGGTTTACATAACAAGCACACCAGGCAAACAAGTTCAACTGACATTGAATCAAGTGGCGACAACACCTAATGAAGTAATCAAAGTTTACGATCATCCGACGGATTCCAGAGACCGGAATCTTGTACTTAAGGCCCAGGGAACTCTAACACAGAAAGTATCGGTGTATTCAACAAGTGGAGGATTGATTTTGACTTACACGGATAGTAGCACAGGACTCAATGGCCCAGGTTTTCTTGCAGAAGCTTTTCTATTAG atGAAGTTGCGACTTATCAGAGTGCATCATGTGGGGGATCAGTGATTCTCAGCGATTCCTTCCCAAGGGTGTACGCAACTACTCCATTCTTTTACCATTCACCCCATGCGGACATGGTCATTGAATGTCGATGGTATCTGATCAGCCAATCAAACCAACAAATAAATCTCACTCTCAAAGACATCGACATGAGGAATGAAGTCCTCAGTATCTACGATCATCCAACCTTGATGATCAATCAAGTGGGTACTGTGGCACAAACTACAGATGAAGTTTCTCTAAAGTCAGAACAGAGAGGGTTCATTATGGATTTTGCGGATGAGTCCCCTACAGAAAATGGACGTGGGTTCTTTTTTTATGCGAGATTAGAAG GTACTGAAGGAAATATTACAATACCTGATGAACCTATACAGAGCACAATACCAAACGAACCTATACAAACAACAG